The Urocitellus parryii isolate mUroPar1 chromosome 6, mUroPar1.hap1, whole genome shotgun sequence genome includes a window with the following:
- the LOC113180130 gene encoding heterogeneous nuclear ribonucleoprotein A1 yields MSKSESPKEPEQLRKLFIGGLSFETTDESLRSHFEQWGTLTDCVVMRDPNTKRSRGFGFVTYATVEEVDAAMNARPHKVDGRVVEPKRAVSREDSQRPGAHLTVKKIFVGGIKEDTEEHHLRDYFEQYGKIEVIEIMTDRGSGKKRGFAFVTFDDHDSVDKIVIQKYHTVNGHNCEVRKALSKQEMASASSSQRGRSGSGNFGGGRGGGFGGNDNFGRGGNFSGRGGFGGSRGGGGYGGSGDGYNGFGNDGSNFGGGGSYNDFGSYNNQSSNFGPMKGGNFGGRSSGPYGGGGQYFAKPRNQGGYGGSSSSSSYGSGRRF; encoded by the coding sequence ATGTCTAAATCAGAGTCCCCTAAAGAGCCCGAACAGCTGCGGAAGCTATTCATCGGAGGGCTGAGTTTTGAAACAACTGATGAGAGTCTGAGAAGCCATTTTGAGCAATGGGGAACACTCACGGATTGTGTGGTAATGAGAGATCCAAACACCAAGCGCTCCagaggctttgggtttgtcacttATGCCACTGTGGAGGAAGTGGATGCAGCCATGAATGCAAGACCACACAAAGTGGATGGTAGAGTTGTGGAACCAAAGAGAGCTGTCTCACGAGAAGATTCTCAAAGACCAGGGGCCCACTTAACTGTGAAAAAGATCTTTGTTGGTGGCATTAAAGAAGACACTGAAGAACATCACCTACGAGATTATTTTGAACAGTATGGGAAAATTGAAGTTATTGAAATCATGACTGACCGAGGCAGTGGAAAGAAAAGGGGCTTTGCTTTTGTAACTTTTGATGACCATGACTCTGTGGATAAGATTGTCATTCAGAAATACCATACTGTGAATGGCCACAACTGTGAAGTGAGGAAAGCCCTGTCAAAGCAAGAGATGGCTAGTGCCTCATCTAGTCAAAGAGGTCGAAGTGGTTCTGGAAACTTCGGTGGTGGTCGTGGAGGTGGTTTTGGTGGAAATGACAATTTTGGTCGTGGAGGGAACTTCAGTGGTCGTGGTGGCTTTGGTGGCAGTCGTGGTGGTGGTGGATATGGTGGCAGCGGGGATGGCTACAATGGATTTGGTAATGATGGAAGCAAttttggaggtggtggaagctACAATGATTTTGGCAGTTACAACAATCAGTCATCAAATTTTGGACCCATGAAGGGTGGAAACTTTGGAGGCAGAAGCTCTGGACCTTACGGTGGTGGAGGCCAATATTTTGCCAAACCACGAAACCAAGGTGGCTATGGCGgttccagcagcagcagtagctatGGCAGTGGCAGAAGGTTTTAA